In Cherax quadricarinatus isolate ZL_2023a chromosome 61, ASM3850222v1, whole genome shotgun sequence, a single window of DNA contains:
- the LOC128699457 gene encoding snRNA-activating protein complex subunit 1, translating to MLMDREIEYVEGEETEKGKSCKSKKDSKYGQPYSVTGSWYIASGYLQDLTHLLQCFEEIQSWRYKDFAMCWQKKKFSLIYRGRQNFKELLEFSEEVALLTKRFLLPPHSLKLRIGALYTIYGLYYKHPFRHFFKIRLIRSEYQELVDLVEKFRTSVDNPDPAYIFRKMEIEGAYHHVATSSEMGLDFYSSNVMWLM from the exons ATGTTAATGGATCGGGAGATTGAGTATGTGGAAGGAGAAGAGACTGAAAAGGGCAAAAGCTGTAAATCCAAAAAGGATTCAAAATATGGCCAACCCTATTCCGTCACTG GAAGCTGGTATATTGCCTCTGGCTATTTGCAAGATTTGACACATCTTCTGCAGTGTTTCGAAGAAATTCAGAGCTGGAGATATAAGGACTTTGCCATGTGCTGGCAGAAAAAGAAGTTTTCCCTCATCTACAG GGGTCGTCAGAACTTCAAGGAGCTGCTAGAGTTCTCAGAAGAGGTGGCATTACTTACTAAGAGATTCTTGCTTCCTCCACACAGTTTGAAGTTGAGGATTGGAGCACTCTACACCATTTATGGTCTCTACTATAAACACCCTTTCAG GCACTTCTTCAAGATCCGTCTTATCAGAAGTGAATATCAAGAACTTGTGGACTTGGTGGAGAAATTTCGGACCAGTGTAGACAATCCTGACCCAGCATACATTTTTCGCAAGATGGAAATTGAAGGGGCCTACCATCATGTTGCCACTTCTAGTGAG ATGGGTTTGGACTTCTATTCTTCGAACGTGATGTGGTTGATGTAA